A window of Gallus gallus isolate bGalGal1 chromosome 3, bGalGal1.mat.broiler.GRCg7b, whole genome shotgun sequence genomic DNA:
CTGTGGCTGTGTCTCTTAAAAGGGGTCAGACACCCCTCTTAGTCccaattcctctttcttttttccccacgCTAGGCACCATTCCTGGTTCGTTGCTTATGGAGTTGGTGAAAAGTCAGAAATGCAAATACTATCCAGACTACAGCACCGGTTATCATTGATGAGTGCTGTGTGAACCCTTatgcttttaaatgcaaataaatctTCACATGTGATGTAATATAGTAGCGTGGATGTGCTTATCAGAAATTAGCTTCCCACCCCTGCATCACATCCTCTGATGCATGGAATCTCAGCATCAGTGCTTCTAGAGCCACCCTCTATAAAAATCTTGTTCACTGTTAGTCAGTGGTTGCCTGACTACAGACAGCTCTCAATCTGGCAAGGGATTATTCAGCCTCATCCGCTTCCCAGGTGGGCAAACAGTGCGTACTCTGTTTTTGTCCCCTGGAAACCTTCTGGGTCACACTTGTAGCTCTCTCCTGGGGAAAGGAGCTGGATTTAAAGGATGCAATGATGTGCAGGAAGGTTTCATCTTGCAGTGCAGAGGGGATGCAGAAGAAATGTGTGGCAAGGCTGGAAGGCAGTTCCTTTGGGGCTGTTCCCTGCTGATATATGTCCTTTAGCTAAGCCAGTGGCAAGTACCTTGAATTCTGGATTTGATTCAAGGCTGTTGCTGTCTggataaatatatttatatgtcaAATATTTTCTCACAGAAGACTGGAACAAGACATTAAattctttaaattctttctgttACAAAGATTGTATAACAATTATAATCATGAAATATGTTGCTGTGTGAAGTGAGGCAGGCATACAGAATGAAATCCTCTACAAATCTACCCATTCATAAACATACCAACTCACTATGCATAAAGATAAGTCTGCAATAAACTGTTCTTCCAGGTCAGTGTAGcaaaaaaatcctatttcttTACCTGACAGCtaattcagaaacaaagaaggtAAGAAACCACAGTGTCCAGATACAAGGGACTTTTGTGCACGTGTAGCTTGTGCTTCAAGATTTCCAATGGGGTGATCTGTAGATGTCACTATAGCAGGTGCAACGTGCAAATGTAGAAGTTACAGCTCCCAGGCATGACGTTTCTCTAGCAGAGATCTCTTTTCTAGGAAAGAGAGATCCTTAGAGCTCAGTGAATGAGCAGTGTGCAGGCCTGCCCAGGCTGGCATCCCTTCTGCAAGGTGGGCCCtgagccaggagcagcacaggctgtgccCAGATGGCAGCACTGATGGCCTGTGGCCTTGCCCGCACCCAGCAGTTCTCCAGGAATGTGTCAGTTCCGGCCTCTGCTGTCATTTCCCAAACTCCTGCAATCCGGGTTTGCTTTGAACGCCATGCCTGAGTAGTTCATTAATCTGGCAGGCGATACgtttcttcagctgcagcatAGCAGGCAGGATTGCTCAATGCTCACAGCTCTCTAGCCTTTGATGTTCTGAGAGTTTCAGGATATGGTGTCGGCTTCCTAGAACTTGGGGAATTCACAGGTTTCTGCAAGACCTTCCTTATTAAAGTTCCCTGTCTTTGCTTGCCCCTGTCCTCTTGGTTGACTTCAGGCTTCAGGTATGGGGCTTTTGAGGTCTCAGGTCTCTGCTGTGGTTTTGGTGCTGTCTGCTCTTGACGTCTGGGCCCTGGACAGCTATGTCACAGCTGTCTACAAGCACAACATGCACTTATCAGAGGACTcagaaatgccttcttttcctgaGGAGAGGCCTTGTTGCTGGGCAGAAATAGGAGTTCTAGATGGAACTGCACAGTAAAGAGGTAGATACTGTTGGGGTGACAAGTCTATTCCTTGATGTCTTGTTGAGCAGTCAATGTGAATAGCAAGATTATGTTCCTTCCTCACAGACACACCTCAAGTTGGAACATTAGAAATTTTATGAAGCATTTGGAGCTATAGTAGTGATGTGCCTTTCCAAAATATTCTGCAAAATATCACTCTTCGTGAGGAATAAAAATTGCTTTGTATGATCAATTAGAAATTGCTTATTGTGCAAAAACATGCTTTTCATAAAAtagcaagaacaaaaaattctatgttaatttattttcacaaaacaagTGAATATTTTAACTCCAGGCAGAAAGGTCAGAACAATTTAAGGGTTAATTTGTATTGCAGTGTGTACAGATTGTACTTCCCCATATTATGCAATAGGAGCTTACTTCCAAAACAAGCTTGTTACAAACTttactcctcctcctcctctttctatCTGCTTTATATTCCCATGCCTGCACCAGGAGCAACAAGTCAGCAGCCATGGTCCCTTCCCAGACCCTggtgtgtgctgcagtgcttgcCCTGGCAGTCCTGCAGGCCCTGGCCTCAGACACCTTCATCGCAGCCGTGTACGAGCACGCCGTCATCCTGCCACGCACCATTCACAAGGTTTCTCCTGCTGATGCTTTGGCCCTGATGAACAGAAACATGGATGTTCTGGAAGGAGCTGTCAAGGAAGCAGCCCAGCAGGTATGAGATGGGTTGTGAGTGCTGTTCATCGATGGTCTCTGTTCTTACCGACCCTCCTGGGGGTGCCTTGATGGTACCTTCTTAATGGAGCCTGTTCTGCCAGGGTGCCCGCATCATTGTGACTCCTGAGGATGGCATTTATGGCTGGGTTTTCACGAGGGAAACCATTTACCCCTACCTGGAGGATATTCCTGATCCAGAGGTGAACTGGATTCCCTGCACCGATCCCACAAGGTGATTCTTTCTGTGGTGTTTGTGTGGTTTCAAACTGGTGCCTCATAGAGTCGTGAGCTGCTCCTAATAAATGCCTGGAAACAGCtgattttttaaatctcttaaaAATCTAGGCACTGTATAAATATAATGCATCAAAAAGAACCCTTACATAAGTGGTAATGGGAACACGCAAGGTAAAAAGCATTTGAGTCTGCCTTAATTTTGAAActtaaaaaaggaggaaaatgaggaaattttGGCAGCATCATTATTTTGAGAACTTGCAAAAAGCTTATCACTTCAGACCACTTGAGAAAATCTTCTGTTACTGTAAGCCAGTTAATTATTACAGCTACTGCATAGATGAAACAAGGTGATTCAGAACTCAGCTCATGTGTCTGGGGTGATTTCTAAATCAAAGAGCACAAAATATTTATCTGGATCTAAAATAACTCCCTTTTAGAGATCTAACTGCTTGCACAGTCTGCTGTGGCACACTGGGTTACTGTGAATGTCTGTCTTACAAAGGTGCAGCTGGAGGAGACACAGAGGGGACCAGGGTCATTTCTAAGCCAAGCTTTtgtgttcttctgttctgtgattttattaaGGGAGATTTCAAGAGTCCTCAGGTCTGTAAAAGTTGTGACCACTTTTTACCAATGGCTTACAGCCTTAAACAGAGTGAACAGTATTAAAGAAAGGTCTTTTGAAGTTGAGAATTAGATTTCCCTAAGAATTAATGTTTAAGTTTATATCTGTATATTGACTTATTCTCTCCCTTGGTTTCTAAAGTTGTCCGTAGCTTTGTATGTCCATAGCTAGGCATCTtcatggtcccttccaacccaagccattcaatgattctataattttttttcctttttatcaaAAATGCCCTAGATTTGGTCGAACACCAGTGCAGGAACGACTCAGCTGCATGGCCAGGAACAACTCCATCTATGTAGTGGCAAATATCGGGGACAAGAAGCCATGTAATTCCAGTGACCCCAATTGTCCCAGTGATGGTCGCTACCAGTACAACACTGACGTTGTCTTTGACTCAGAAGGGAAACTGGTGGCTCGTTACCACAAGGTAAAGAGAAGCTTTGTCATTACACTGTAACTAActgtcaaaataattttaatcttTAGGGCACCAATTTCAGAAGGTTTATAGAATAATTTTAGATTATTGTAGAATGACAGTCAGCCCAGGACAATCCAATGCAAGGCTCTTGCAGCTAGAGGAGAGTGCAGACAAGCACTTGGCAATATTCAAGAGCTACTCCCATGAGCACTGTGGTTGCAGAAGGCATGCTGACTATCAAACACCTCAAGGCTACATCAGTGATAGCAAACTTGAATGAAGCAGTGATGTATTCAGTAAATGTTAGATAGTCCTTGGCGTAGTTTTGGCTGGGCCAGACTGTTTTCCCAAGTGAAGTCTTAGCAGCATATAGCAGAAAGCTCTGGCTTGACACTGCTGCCAGTAGGCAGCAGGAACATGTTCATCCCTGCTCATTAGACCTGTGAGATGAGGATTTTACTTACTTTTGCTCCACATCTTCACTGAGCCTTTTCAGGAGATCTCCAGTGACTATGAAGGGAGTTTTGAGACCCAAATGCCCACCTTGACCCGAAGGAATCTCAGCTCTCAGTTTTGCTTTAATCTCAGACACTAAAGTAGCATTTTGTAATCttgccttatttttattttccaatatGTCATTTTCTTTGCCTGCAGTACAACCTGTTTAGACAAGAAACTCAGTTTAATTACCCAAAAGAGCCTGAGTTCATCACCTTCGAGACTCCCTTTGGGAAGTTTGGCGTTTTCACCTGCTTTGACATCCTTTTCCGGGAGCCTGCTGTGGTGCTGGCGAGTGAGCTACAGGTGGACACGGTGCTTTTCCCAACAGCCTGGATGAATGTCTTGCCCTTTCTGACTGCTGTGGAGTTTCACTCTGCATGGGCTATGGGCATGGGAGTCAATTTACTGTCAGCAAATACTCACAACACCATCATGTCTATGACAGGTGAGTTGCTTTTTTTAAGGGGGAATTGTCTCCATGTTACGGGATTCAGAAGTaggaaaaattgctttaaaaatcatgAAGTCTCCGGAAGATAGTATGTCAAGAAGAGTAAAAGTATTCTTCGTGTTGTATTGGATGGAGCAAACTGCTTTAGGCAATACCATGTTGTAAGTTTAGGGAGACCTAAAATTAGAAAGTCCACAACATGAAATTTTGatatttcagaagtgaaattttTCCATTAGAAATGGCACAAAGGTTCAGCTAAATATTCATCCTCTTACTTAGaagcagaatttttttgtttaaaacttgtTCAAGAatcaaatggagaaaaaagtgttttaaacagagctaaaaatgaaaaagtaggATTCCTGTTTTGTGTTGAATAAAACATATTTGGGTTTTTGCTGCTGCTCAAGAATTAGAAATGGTATATTTTGGCTTGACCTGAACAGATGGctactgcaattttttttcggtaaagtgagaaaacaaagccaTAGTTGTATCTGTAACTATTCCCCAAAGCAGGAGTGAAAGCCACAGAGGAACATTTTTGTCTGCCCTAAGTGCACTGAGTTTTGTCCACGGCCTTAGGTTTCCTTCTTTGAAATGTAATTATGGCCATGGGCGCCTTCTTTGGCAAATATGTCACTTGCAGAGCActaatttatataaaaattaatataaagcttttttctttttaaaaaggatgACCTTGTGTGAAATTGCCTTATGGAGGTTCATATTCAAGATCCAGTGAAGCACAAAAAACCTCTGAATTTTAGGTCATTTTTTTACATTGTGAAGTGTATTTTAGCAGCTCTCTCCTTTAAAATTCTTCCACAACTCTGGTTAATATACTGACTGAAGACTGCTTCATGTttacacacagcagcacccgTGAGGCACCCACGGTGGCTCGCCCGTCAGGTGGTGGTGACACTGGGTGCCATGCATGTTGTTTGCAGGCAGTGGGCTGTTCACACCCCATGGGCCGGCCTTGTACTACTACAACAGCAAGACAGAGGAGGGACGTCTCCTGGTAGCTGAGCTGAACGCACGACCCCGTCTTTCTCCTAACTACCCTGCTGCAGTCAACTGGAGCTCATATGCTACAAGTGTCAAAAACTATTCAAGAGAAAACGAGACTTTTCCAGGAGCTGTCCGGAGGGATATATTCACTTTCAGTGAACTCAAGCACAAAGCTGGAAATCATACGGTCTGTCAAAAAGACCTCTGCTGTCATTTGGCCTACCGGATGTCAAATAAAAGTAAAGATGAAGTTTACGTACTGGGCGCATTTGATGGGCTTCATGGCTCTGTGATAAAATACCATTGGCAGGTAATTTGTTCAGTAGGGATTAGTGTAGCTATATGCCAAAGTTAATGAATCATTCTGAAACATTCATTCGTTTCTGCATCACAAGAAGTTTTCTTGCTATTAAACACAGCTCTTGAATATGAAAGCTTACTGGTATTTTACTTTTCTACGTCCTCTTTCCCACAGATATGCACACTGCTCAAGTGTAAGAGCACAGACCTGAGCACGTGTGGGCAGCCAGCAGAGACTGCAGAGACCAAGTTTGCCATGTTCTCCCTCAGCGGCACATTTGGGACTAACTACGTCTTTCCAGAAGTCTTGTACAGCGGTGTGCAGCTGGCCCCTGGGGAATTTGAGGTAATGGCACACTCTGGAGCTGTTTGCAGTTATTCATAGTCTATGTACAACAGTGATGACAATTTGACCTGTAAAAAGTAACTAAGAAAAGCAACATATGGCCATTAGACTTcacttctctttattttcatctgcaaATGATTTAGTGGGCTacaattttaaacaaacaaacaaacaaaattgctGCCCTGATCAGGTATATAGCCTGCATTACTATGCATGAATAACTAGTGAGAACATAGCAAACCGGTTACTGCAACTCTCACTTTTTTGTGAGACAGAGAAATTTTCTTGCAAAAATTGAGCTGGAAGGAGTTCCAGAAACTTTCTGGAAATGTGGGAAGGCAATTGCAGCACAAGACTTTGATTGTCTGAGCtcttttccagtgcctgaagTGCAAGAGTATTTCCATGTGCAAGAAAGAGGATTCACATTCTTTTAATTCTCGTGATTGTCTTTAGAAAGTACTGCATCAAGTTATTTGACCTACGAGACCTTTCTTCTCTGTACCATGCAGTAGTGCTACTCTGTTATTGGATATTAGTAtcatcctttctctcttcaaCTAGGTACTGTCTGATGGACGTCTGCAAAGTAAGAATGGCACATCAAAACCACTCTTAACAGTGACGCTTTTTGGAAGGTGTTATGAAAAGGACCTGCCTCATCCCCTGCGAAGCTTCCTGTAATGTAACTCCCTAAATGTTAATCAGTCAGCATAGACAGGATGAGAATTTCCCACAGTGATCCATAAGCTTCTCATGATTTGTAGCAGTTATCCTGTATCTTTCATGTCCTGCAGTCTTATTCTGCTTAGCAGCTGGGGCAGATGAATTTACTTAGAAGAAGGCAGTGATCACTCTGTTGTGGATCTATATCAACAGTACACCACTGTACTAGTGCTTGAGCCAGTGCAATTATTTGTTATACTCTGTCATATGAAATCTCTGATTtgaaattattatatttttcaaaGAGATAATGTAGGTTGCCAGAATAGTCCTAGTCAAAAGTCCGATGTGAGATGTGTGGAAAGTGAAGTTGGCCAATTTTCTGCCAAACAAATCTTCCCCAAAGAAGCCTCTCTGTCCCTTCTGCCTCTTCCTGTTTCTCAGACTGGAGGAGCACTAAGTGCCTGTGTCCCTCAGCCTTACGTGCCATTCAGCAAGGCCTTCCTAATACTCAGCGGGTCTTGGCCACATTCTGACAAGCTACTatacaatgaaagaaaaaaaacagatttgaaatGGTTTTAGGTGCAATCCCCATGCAGTTCTTCATGATCCACACACACAGTGAGTCTGCTCCATAAAGAACCTTCAGTTCTGCAGTCCTGCACTGCTTTGCATGTGTGGCATACACATCCTAGGTCCAATGCATTTCAGATCAGACTTACCTTATAAATATTGTATATCAAAACATTCCCCtggatatttggaaaatttCTTCAAAACTGTGAAAATGTAGGAAATAGGCAACGTTTTGATATCTGAGACAGATTTAACCATACATGTAGTGTAAGAAATGTGCATTATTGGGACTCCTAGTGAAGGCACATGAAACTTGGCAGCGCTGGGCTGGTTTGTATGTTCTGCAGCAAACAGGCCTTGTTTGACTACATATGCCTTAGTGTGATCCCTGCTTTAATGTTAATCCCACAATCTTTTACATGCACTGTTCTTCACATCCCTGGCATGTGGCATGCACCATGTTTAGCATCCGTCTGCCCTAAATATGGCACATAAACACTCCATGGCTTCTCACCTGAAGCTCACCAACATACATTATCCAAAATTTTTTGCAACCATAtgagttctgttttccttgtgctGTTGCATCTCAGTACCCAGCTTTGGAGGATTCTCTGAGGCTTTGTTTcatactggaaagaaaacagctgagtTTGTATCCAGAGGAAGGACCATGCAACTTGGGAGCAGTTATTCAAACATGCAGGGCCTCAAGGTTGTGCTTCCCAGTGGTTTGTCCAGCACCTCACCCTTTTCTTACCTGACCTGTAGTTGTAACCCAGAACAGCCATCAAACAAATCTTGGTCAAGAGAGAGTATGACTTCCCAGTGGCAGTACTAATCCTACATGACTATTGGTTGTGTAACAGGTATGGGGTCCTGAATTTCAAGACACGGAAGGCCATGCTGATGAGTGGGAGGTGATCCCTGCTCCCCAAGCCAGTCTAGTACACTCTAGGGACCTCTTACCTGGTTTGTATTGGGCAGCAGTTTTGGAAGGGCAAACAAGAACAAGCATGCTGGTTTTGAAGGTCTGTGGTGTCATTCTGTTGACCACGTAGGTCTACTGGTTTTCATTGGAGTCAACTGTCAGACCCAGATAGTGAaaagaagagcagctgagagcagcgTATGAATgtaatttgaattttgtttttcttgtcacAGTCAAATCTCTTGATTAAAACCTTTTTTCAGTTGTTGGCATCAATAAGATTACTTTTTAATTCTTGtcccatcctccccccccccccccccaaaaaaaaaaagaagaatctgtGGTCATTTTAGAGACTATCAGTGTCATTCTCAAAAGAGAAGTCACTTTACAGGTTGCTGGTTCTCTATTTCATGCACTCCAAATGGACACGGAATTTATAAAAATCTTTCTAAAGCTGGAGAGGAATACAGACAGGATGTATACAGAACTGTAGACATTCAGCTTATTATTTATTACCAGGCCTATCTTTCTCATGGCAGGTTTGTCTAGACCCTGTGGAAAGTAAAATGCCTGCAGTTATTTCAGCAGGCATTATTTGTTGAACCAAAAGAATAGAATGAACTTTAGGCCTACATCCTTGCTATTTTACTTAGATGTTTTTTAGGATATACTCCCCAGTCCTTGTTAGAGACCATCCTAAGTTCTCCGTATAGCATTTAGTTCTGCATTAGCTAATTGCTGTTATCTAATACCTCTCTCTCCTACTTTGTTTGTCTGCACTAAGAGCCAAATATCTTAAACTAATGCACTTTTCACTGAGGTCTGGTAAGGAAGAATGGGACAGTGAGGTTACTATATTACTACTAAAATCAATGTTGGTACATCAGTTTACATCTGCTGATCACGGACCTGCAGAGTCAGAGACTTCCtgcatttaattttgatttcagATAGTTgagctctcttttcttttaagtttaTGCTGCGAGGTAACCCTCATATCACCTGACTGGGTCTGGCCAGGGTTAGAGGTTCTGGTCTCTGACCAGGACAGTTCTTATAAATAATGGTTCATAAAGCTCCTCTAgttcaaaaagcatttggacACCTCTCTCAGACACAAGGTTTGAATTTCAGGTGGTTCTGTCTGGAGCCTGGGGTTGGGTTCAGTGATACTTGTGTGTTTCTTCCTactcagaatattctgtgatttcagtttGTGAAATTGCTTTATAATTCATTCATGGAAACTTACcgtttgaaaaaataattatgtgtGTCCGAGCagaaatcaaacatgtttgacACTGTGATATAAAATGGAATAGCAAGCTGTTGAAGTATAGCCATTAATGGATGATGATGATGTACTTCCTGGTAGCTAGcctgaaagacagaaagcttTGGCAGGTGTAGATGAAAGTACGTGTGTGGTACCTTTCATAACAGATGTAATTTAGCTGTACCTCAAGAGCATCAGATGGCTTTATTTATCAGAACTAGagttataaaacaaacaaaaagcttaaGTCTGATTATTCATACTGCTAAGCAACAggtttaaaaattcattttgctgAAGACTTCCTGAGCTTTTCTTTAATGTTACACTGGacattttaaattctttattcaTGTTAACATTAGCCTCTGCTTGAAGGGATTCTTCCAAGTTCAGCATTAGACTAAATGAAAAGTAGACATGCAAACTCTCTCAATTGGGTTTCCTACAACACTTACTGGATGTAATTACACTTGGATTTTACCAAGGGATTTTTACAGTGCCAGTTGCTTTCTGCTGAGCATTTTCCTATACATTATTGCTCTTCTTTCACTAAGGCTGCAAACCATAACTCTACTTGATTTTCTAAGGCTTATCATTAGATGGTATCTTGATATCTTATGAACATTTGCCATAGTAGCACTTCCataaacaaaggagaaaagtcTATCCTCTCACATAGAATAGGagatgaaatgcaaataaagttATATTTACAGTAGACACTAATTTAGGTGGCTAACTTAAGATGCCAGAATATTTCATATTACAGAAATACTTTATATATTCAAAGCATCATTATCACTGGCCGCAGCTGTAATTGCTGGTTACTTATAAAAATCAGCTCCTCTCATGCAcccagaaaatgagaaagatgtTTAGTGAAAGCTTCAGAAAAACTGGTATGGAATAACCTACCTAAAAACATATGGCAACAGAGGTACCACATGGATAGAGAACGTTAGAAAGAATGGACAGGAGAAAATGGACCTTCACAAAGCTCCAGTTTGGGCATTAGTTCATGTAGACACCCAGGACAGCAAGGCTTACAAGGTTCAGAAGTAAGAAACAGTAAAGGCTGCAGTTCAGAACAAAATGGTCtacaggggaaagaaaaaaataaaataaaataaaataaaataaaataaaataaaataaaaaaagaaagaaagaaagaatgaaagaaagtagTTTCTGTACAGGCTGAACTGCTGCACCTGCAGTGTCACTTTACTCATGCACAGTGCAGCTACTTCCTGAAACAGCAAGCAACTGTTGAAgcagaataatagaataatagatAATTTTAGTTGGATGCAACCTTTAAAGATCACCAacacccctgcaatgaacagagacacctacagctcaatcagggtgctcagagcccctccatgctgaccttgagtgtctccagggatgaggcatctaccacctctctgggtttgttccattgcctcaccacccttactgtaaaaaatttTCTCCAACATAAATCTCCCGCCCTTTAGTTTGaggccgtttccccttgtccttttACAAgagaccctgctgaagagtctgtccccttctttcttacagcccccctttatATCCTGAGAGGCCACTATTtggtcttcctggagccttctcttctccaggctgaacggCCCCacctctctcagtctgtcctcataggagaggtttCCGTCCCTCAgatcatctttgcagccctcctctggatgtgctaCAACAGGCCTATGTCTATCCTGTAcagaggactccacatctgaatgCGATACTctaggtgaggcctcaccagtgcagagtagaggggcaggatcacctctctcaccCTGTTGGCCATgattcttttgatgcagctcaggatatgGTTAGCTTTCTAGGCTGTGAGGACActttgctggctcatgtccagctaCCTATCCACCAGTAAAAATAGCCTATAGTACAATGCAGACTTTTGGGCTTGCACATGGGCTATTAGAAATATTCaaatgtacttatttttttctaggcAAACAGCATGCACCAATCATAGTCAAATCCAGCATTTGAGAAAGGCAACAGAGACTACTCTGTGTGAGAACAGAGGCTCCCCATGATTTGCTTATTGATGTGTATGCCCTTATgggcaattttattttttagtggCTTTCAGTTAGAGTAGCCACCTTCAGACCAGAATTTCATGGAGAGTTGTCCTGTCTGTTCAGCCTCATGTCCTCTCTGCCACTTTGCCAGGCCCACACTCTCCTACCTCCTAACCCAAGTGAGCATGTGGATGTTGTGACCTGAGCCATACACGTCCTGCTCAGGACTCAGAGAAACCTCAGAGGAGCAGAAGCTGACTTTCCATTGGTGCAACCCACTAGCTGACACATGGAAACTAACCCAAAATGTGTCCTCTCACTTGGAATTACTTCTTACTGAAAGGACTCTCTTTCTTGGGATCCACAGCAATACTGAAACTTGCTGTTAGAAGATGCAGATGCTTATAAATGGGCTTTAAAAATGAGCAAGTTGTGATCTGATCACTGCTGATTTATAGTTTGTCCATACTTAGCTATAGTTCCTCTGGGATGATAAAAGAGATACAAATAGGCAATCAACATCTATTAAgtctctgctacaaaacataTTGAAACCATCATTGTAAATAGAGGATAAGCAGAAGTTTTCAATCAGGAAGAAAcaacatctttttttgtttgccttgCTCTCAGGTACTGTAGAAGtatcaaaactgaattttcttgaaaataccCAGTCTGGGATAGACAGGTCACATTTCCCGAGATTACTCCAATTGCTAAAGTTTGACAAAGTTTAACAAAACTGAAAGTAGGGCcctgaaatggaaaacatcagGCTATCAAAATGACAGTTTAGTGCCGTTAAGCTAGACTTTGAACATAacaaatgtggttttttttgttgttgttgttgtttttttcctgtatgcaTCTTTACATGAGCCTGACTTACTTCAGATGGGTTCATCTTTGCATATGCAACTGGCTGGTGACAGACAAGATGTATTGTCTGCTTATCTTTTCTGAATAGCACGTATCTACGTCTCTAGATGAGATTTTCCCACCAGGCTGTAATCCAGAAGCAGACCGAAGCAGACAGCTGCCAAGCCGTGGGCTCTGCATGGGATGAGTCACTATTGTGCTGTATCTGCAGGCTGCACCAGTTTGTCATGAGGAAGTAGCTCCTGAGCAGGTACAGTCTCTGCATCTCACCTTCTCATTTACAGGGAGCTGCTAATTTGCTAGATTAGATTTGTTTCAAAGATGAATTTTCCACGGTGAGTGCTTAAGATAGCAGTTATCCTGTGTTCATTCTGTAACGAACAGCAACAGCATCAACAGCGATCAGATTTTGATGGTGGCTCAGAGGATCATTTAAAAAGCTGTTCATTCCCAACACCAGAACCAATAACACAGCTAGGGGACAAAAATCTCCTCAGGCACAGCTATGAATTCAGAGCAAAGCTG
This region includes:
- the LOC107056139 gene encoding pantetheinase-like isoform X1; amino-acid sequence: MVPSQTLVCAAVLALAVLQALASDTFIAAVYEHAVILPRTIHKVSPADALALMNRNMDVLEGAVKEAAQQGARIIVTPEDGIYGWVFTRETIYPYLEDIPDPEVNWIPCTDPTRFGRTPVQERLSCMARNNSIYVVANIGDKKPCNSSDPNCPSDGRYQYNTDVVFDSEGKLVARYHKYNLFRQETQFNYPKEPEFITFETPFGKFGVFTCFDILFREPAVVLASELQVDTVLFPTAWMNVLPFLTAVEFHSAWAMGMGVNLLSANTHNTIMSMTGSGLFTPHGPALYYYNSKTEEGRLLVAELNARPRLSPNYPAAVNWSSYATSVKNYSRENETFPGAVRRDIFTFSELKHKAGNHTVCQKDLCCHLAYRMSNKSKDEVYVLGAFDGLHGSVIKYHWQICTLLKCKSTDLSTCGQPAETAETKFAMFSLSGTFGTNYVFPEVLYSGVQLAPGEFEVLSDGRLQSKNGTSKPLLTVTLFGRCYEKDLPHPLRSFLTYLRL
- the LOC107056139 gene encoding pantetheinase-like precursor, yielding MVPSQTLVCAAVLALAVLQALASDTFIAAVYEHAVILPRTIHKVSPADALALMNRNMDVLEGAVKEAAQQGARIIVTPEDGIYGWVFTRETIYPYLEDIPDPEVNWIPCTDPTRFGRTPVQERLSCMARNNSIYVVANIGDKKPCNSSDPNCPSDGRYQYNTDVVFDSEGKLVARYHKYNLFRQETQFNYPKEPEFITFETPFGKFGVFTCFDILFREPAVVLASELQVDTVLFPTAWMNVLPFLTAVEFHSAWAMGMGVNLLSANTHNTIMSMTGSGLFTPHGPALYYYNSKTEEGRLLVAELNARPRLSPNYPAAVNWSSYATSVKNYSRENETFPGAVRRDIFTFSELKHKAGNHTVCQKDLCCHLAYRMSNKSKDEVYVLGAFDGLHGSVIKYHWQICTLLKCKSTDLSTCGQPAETAETKFAMFSLSGTFGTNYVFPEVLYSGVQLAPGEFEVLSDGRLQSKNGTSKPLLTVTLFGRCYEKDLPHPLRSFL